One window of the Pseudomonas lurida genome contains the following:
- a CDS encoding winged helix-turn-helix transcriptional regulator: MTDQEALSQAETICRTLREDDDGVRREVLAHAGSRWSLGILHALGVYGTMRHAEIKRQMTGVTQRMLTKTLRSMERDGLVVRREFGEVPPRVEYELTPLGMGLLVRMSPIWTWVVENVEDFRKARQIFDSQVDKKPEWQIPTSIPLD, translated from the coding sequence ATGACCGATCAGGAGGCTCTTAGTCAGGCAGAGACAATCTGCCGAACGTTGAGAGAAGATGATGATGGTGTCAGGCGGGAAGTGCTTGCTCACGCAGGCAGCCGCTGGTCGTTGGGCATCCTGCACGCCTTGGGGGTGTACGGCACCATGCGTCATGCCGAAATAAAAAGGCAGATGACTGGTGTAACTCAGCGGATGTTGACCAAGACGCTACGCTCCATGGAGCGAGATGGCCTAGTGGTTCGCCGCGAGTTCGGTGAGGTTCCGCCACGTGTCGAGTATGAGCTGACTCCGCTCGGTATGGGGCTGTTGGTTCGTATGTCCCCTATCTGGACTTGGGTAGTCGAGAACGTCGAGGATTTCCGCAAGGCCCGGCAGATTTTCGACAGCCAGGTTGATAAAAAACCTGAATGGCAAATACCCACGTCGATTCCATTAGATTGA
- a CDS encoding DEAD/DEAH box helicase, with protein sequence MLENYESALQSLQHPNFSAFAYLKTAEQLLSNPKYRSSGRELVIRALDSRSQFSGVHALLRHLVRKSGLYPYLKTQFQDLSLAEEFVLEAYQTPISTDIVFHSMQFKIYELLLEYRNVILSAPTSMGKSAIVDSLIASGKFNKLVIVLPTVALVDETRRRLEERFGQTFQIIHHGTQRSRQEHILYVLTQERVNDRDDLIDIDLFVLDEFYKLAFKRKKDGEIDDEDERVPALNSALSKLLRCSKQFFMTGPFINGVSGLPSSNLHYTFIPTDYNTVAVDVKFFNIKPDSVNEKNEALATTLEQIHGPTIIYCKSPGRAVQVAKFLLKSGFMKAIEDDYLSWLDQHYHPKWEYTRAFRNGIGLHYGGLPRAMQQYTIDKFNRGELPFLICTSTIIEGVNTVAKNVFIYDNRAGNFSIDRFTHGNIKGRAGRMGEHFVGKVFCMEELPKQSDCFEVVIPLGKQTEELPLNFLAGIQPEHLTDFSQSRFDAGTSASRAGKDFLRKHASFKLEIIEAAFSFVDMSDESEFHSCLFSGVPKAGFANFLSRFVDRVCSGSFKKLGLINNISVINARVSAYLMATSHESYLTQQISRIPSSVDSEELSEQINHALNFASRIFGYAIPKALALLEDIVNLKLEERGKDYRVSYGHLRSVFENYHLHPAWAGLEEMGIPVQLLHKLGTRFPFAEEASVDDASRILRENLDRLQSLTLLERHFIDRALGRVKR encoded by the coding sequence GTGCTTGAAAACTACGAATCCGCGCTCCAAAGCCTGCAACATCCAAACTTCTCGGCCTTTGCCTACCTCAAAACCGCTGAGCAGCTCCTATCTAATCCGAAGTACAGGAGCTCCGGGCGAGAGCTTGTCATTCGAGCCTTGGACTCTCGAAGCCAATTTTCGGGAGTTCATGCATTACTACGCCACCTAGTTCGGAAATCTGGGCTATATCCATATTTGAAAACACAGTTTCAAGATCTGTCGCTTGCGGAGGAGTTTGTCTTAGAGGCATATCAGACGCCTATATCAACAGATATCGTCTTTCACTCCATGCAATTCAAAATCTACGAGTTGCTTCTTGAATATCGAAACGTGATCCTGAGTGCACCGACTAGCATGGGTAAGAGCGCTATCGTTGACTCGCTGATCGCGTCTGGGAAATTTAATAAACTCGTAATTGTCCTCCCCACTGTCGCCTTGGTCGACGAAACACGACGTCGACTTGAAGAGCGTTTTGGACAAACATTTCAAATAATTCACCATGGCACACAGCGTTCTCGACAGGAGCACATTCTATATGTGTTGACACAAGAGCGTGTTAATGACCGGGACGATCTGATCGACATCGACCTATTCGTACTTGATGAATTTTACAAGCTCGCCTTCAAACGCAAGAAGGACGGCGAGATAGACGATGAAGATGAAAGAGTACCAGCTCTAAATTCGGCACTGAGCAAACTACTTCGCTGTTCCAAGCAGTTTTTCATGACAGGGCCATTTATCAACGGTGTAAGCGGACTGCCGTCGTCCAACCTGCATTACACGTTTATCCCTACCGACTACAACACGGTAGCTGTGGACGTCAAATTCTTCAACATTAAACCTGATAGCGTGAATGAGAAGAATGAGGCATTAGCGACAACACTCGAGCAGATCCATGGGCCTACCATCATTTACTGCAAATCTCCAGGCCGCGCGGTACAGGTTGCTAAATTTCTACTAAAATCCGGCTTTATGAAAGCCATCGAAGATGACTACCTCAGCTGGTTAGATCAACACTACCATCCCAAGTGGGAGTACACGCGCGCTTTTCGAAATGGGATAGGCCTTCACTACGGTGGACTACCCAGAGCTATGCAGCAATACACTATCGATAAGTTTAACCGTGGCGAACTCCCATTTCTGATCTGCACTTCAACTATCATTGAAGGCGTAAACACTGTCGCTAAGAACGTATTTATTTACGATAATCGAGCCGGTAACTTCAGCATTGATCGGTTCACGCATGGGAATATAAAAGGCCGAGCAGGACGGATGGGTGAGCATTTCGTCGGTAAGGTTTTTTGCATGGAAGAACTACCAAAACAAAGCGACTGTTTTGAGGTAGTGATACCTCTAGGAAAACAAACAGAAGAGCTGCCCTTAAATTTCCTCGCAGGCATTCAGCCGGAACATTTGACAGATTTCTCCCAATCCAGGTTCGATGCCGGGACGTCAGCCAGCAGGGCTGGGAAGGATTTTCTGAGGAAACATGCCTCATTCAAACTGGAAATTATTGAAGCAGCATTCAGCTTCGTAGACATGTCCGATGAAAGTGAATTCCACAGTTGCTTATTCTCAGGCGTCCCCAAAGCAGGATTCGCAAATTTCCTGTCTCGTTTCGTTGATCGTGTTTGCTCTGGCTCATTTAAAAAACTAGGGCTGATCAATAACATCAGCGTTATCAATGCCAGAGTCTCTGCCTACCTAATGGCGACCAGCCACGAAAGCTACCTAACCCAACAAATATCTCGCATACCATCCAGTGTCGATAGCGAAGAATTATCCGAGCAAATAAATCATGCCCTAAACTTTGCGAGTCGGATATTTGGTTATGCCATACCTAAAGCACTAGCTCTACTTGAGGACATCGTCAACCTCAAGCTAGAGGAGAGGGGTAAAGACTACCGGGTATCCTATGGGCATCTGCGCAGTGTTTTCGAAAACTATCATTTGCATCCGGCATGGGCCGGGCTTGAAGAGATGGGAATCCCTGTCCAATTGCTTCATAAGCTCGGAACACGATTTCCATTTGCAGAAGAGGCAAGCGTAGACGATGCTTCTCGAATCTTGCGTGAAAACCTGGATCGACTCCAAAGCCTAACCTTGCTTGAGCGGCATTTCATCGATAGAGCGCTAGGTCGAGTAAAGCGGTGA
- a CDS encoding dsDNA nuclease domain-containing protein has product MEITDSGGVAAKYGFLYQDCVAAWLATEMLMDREMRAVRVETVDDVDIVWAGFTEFIQVKAAAEKKWTPTTITDNSTSTAVSSAKSKSGGKPRKKRIPDSSMVHKSMKQANIPIGKCRFRIVSAERPTGLLEYLRVLPTSRIGRPGRQELVDDLNQRTANFVAASKNDIGHWVDSTWWQVYASVHEIELMGIKNIRNAALEVVGVSLSSDVAAEAIWRDIVYTLTKKSALSRKVYCEDDKTYYRNNLIDWFKSEILIHEKSAYTSTKIYANKKLQPILVHLHTHAPSCGSITRCGKVMHQHYSIRNYRYSYISESVIKWIDEILLMPEEIADITGISTSDRYRILLSRLEASMSELGDFLGKVLLHSCIRSQHTSQPIPASLYIEKPFEVKVLENVHIVPRASGGDELWVGFSHLYNGSDLAECLNNLRTILYTDIIENIDSARSKILEIKQDSYLLQHDIDELLETSQTFDIHLNRYRFIIFLGYNSILLTEPETPGYEPELYTETKKLFDNFSSDLKTSGFGEVVIDLHLYPVPNIDRLLSEVKKALEKACA; this is encoded by the coding sequence ATGGAAATAACCGACTCGGGGGGCGTAGCAGCAAAATACGGCTTCCTATATCAGGACTGTGTCGCTGCCTGGCTTGCAACTGAGATGCTCATGGACAGGGAAATGCGTGCCGTGCGTGTCGAGACCGTTGATGATGTAGATATCGTCTGGGCAGGTTTCACAGAGTTCATCCAAGTCAAGGCTGCTGCCGAGAAGAAGTGGACACCGACCACAATCACAGATAATTCAACAAGCACTGCTGTCTCCTCGGCGAAGAGCAAGTCCGGGGGCAAGCCACGGAAAAAACGCATACCTGATTCATCGATGGTGCATAAATCGATGAAGCAAGCGAACATCCCAATTGGCAAATGCAGATTTCGGATCGTTTCAGCAGAGCGCCCGACGGGCCTCTTGGAGTACCTCCGAGTATTGCCGACCTCGCGAATTGGCAGGCCAGGACGACAAGAGCTAGTCGACGACCTCAACCAGCGAACTGCTAACTTTGTTGCCGCATCCAAAAACGATATCGGGCATTGGGTAGATTCGACTTGGTGGCAGGTATATGCGTCGGTACACGAAATCGAACTTATGGGTATTAAAAATATCCGCAACGCGGCTCTAGAGGTCGTTGGCGTAAGCCTGAGTTCCGATGTCGCTGCCGAGGCAATTTGGCGAGACATCGTTTACACACTAACCAAGAAAAGTGCGCTTTCCAGAAAAGTCTACTGCGAAGACGATAAGACCTACTATCGAAACAATCTCATCGACTGGTTTAAATCTGAGATTTTGATACACGAGAAATCCGCATATACGAGTACAAAAATATACGCAAACAAAAAACTCCAACCCATTCTCGTGCACCTCCACACGCATGCGCCCAGCTGCGGAAGCATCACAAGATGCGGAAAAGTAATGCACCAGCATTACAGCATTAGAAACTACAGATATAGCTACATCTCAGAAAGTGTAATTAAATGGATTGATGAAATCCTACTGATGCCAGAGGAAATAGCGGACATCACAGGCATATCAACAAGTGATCGATACCGGATCTTGTTATCTCGATTGGAAGCATCCATGAGCGAGCTTGGGGATTTTCTTGGAAAAGTATTACTTCACTCTTGTATCCGAAGCCAACATACGAGCCAGCCAATACCTGCCTCTCTATATATTGAGAAACCCTTCGAGGTAAAAGTCCTCGAGAATGTTCATATCGTCCCAAGAGCCTCAGGAGGTGATGAGCTTTGGGTAGGGTTTAGCCACCTTTACAACGGTTCCGACCTAGCCGAATGTTTGAACAATCTTCGAACGATTCTATACACAGACATCATCGAAAATATCGATTCGGCTCGTTCCAAAATTCTTGAAATCAAACAAGACTCCTACTTGCTCCAGCACGATATTGATGAGCTCCTCGAAACCAGTCAAACTTTCGATATCCACCTAAACAGGTATCGTTTTATAATTTTTCTTGGTTACAACTCCATTTTGCTGACCGAGCCCGAGACACCGGGTTATGAGCCAGAACTTTATACAGAAACTAAGAAACTATTCGATAATTTTTCGTCAGACTTAAAAACCAGCGGGTTCGGAGAGGTAGTGATCGATCTTCACCTTTACCCTGTACCGAACATAGATAGATTGTTATCCGAAGTAAAGAAGGCGCTGGAGAAGGCTTGTGCTTGA